In Deltaproteobacteria bacterium, the sequence CCCTGCCCCGGCCCGAACACCCGCGCCGTCGCGGCGCTGATGGGGAAGTCGCCACGGGGCACCACCCGCACCGCGTTGAGATCCAATTCCTCCAGGCCGCAGCCGGGCAGCGCCACCAGCGTCGCGCGGATCTCGTCGCCGCAGCCCCCCGACGCCAGCCACAGCGCCACAGCCCACGCCCGCGCAGGCCGGCAGCGCGCGCGCAGGCGGGCATCGGCGTGCGTCGCGGCCGTCACGTCCCCGCATGCTACCATGGCGGCCTTGTCCGCGGTGAGCAGCGACGACTCGCGCACCGACTTGCTGACCAGCAGCGAGACCTCGCTGTCCTTCGGCAAGTACCGGCTGACGCGGCTGTTGGCCCGCGGCGGCATGGGCGAGGTCTACCTCGCGCGACTGGTCGGCGAGCTCGGCTTCGAGAAGAAGCTCGTCATCAAGACCATCTTGCCCGAGCTGGCCGCCAAGCCCCGCTTCGTCGACATGTTCGCGGCCGAGGCCAAGACCGCGGTCGCGCTCTCGCACGGCAACATCGTGCCGATCTACGAGCTGGGTCGCGCCGGCGACACGTTCTACATCGTGATGGGCCACGTCGACGGGCCCTCGCTGTCGAGTGTGCTCGAGCGCTGCCGCGTCAGCGAGCGTGCGCTCGAGCTCGGCGCCGCGCTGCACATCGCCCGTGGCGTGCTCACCGGCCTGGCCTACGCCCACACCGCCGAGCCCGGTCGCCCCGCCGTCGTGCACCGCGACATCACGCCGCGCAACGTGCTGGTCGACCGCTCGGGGCAGGTCCGCATCGTCGACTTCGGCATCGCGGCGCCGGCCGACGCCGAGGTCGACATGCGCGGCGGCTCGACCGGCTACGCCGCGCCCGAGCAGATGCGCGGTGACACGGTCGATCCCCGCGCCGACGTGTTCTCGGCGGCGTGCGTGCTGTACGAGCTGGTCACGCTCGAGCGCGCGTTCCCCCGCGAGGGCGTGTGGACCGCGCCCGATCTCTCGCTGCTGCCGAGCGAGCTGCGCGAGCCGGTCGGCGCGGCGCTGTCGCTCGAGGCCGCCGCGCGCCCGGCCGACGCCGGTGCGCTGCTGTCACGGCTGGGCCCCGCGTTCGCCCGTCACGCGGCCAGCTACGTGGACTCGCAGCTGGCCGCGCACCTGCGCGAGCTGTTCCCCGAGGGCTTCGAGGGCGGCGCCACGCAGCCGGCGATCGCCGGCTCGGCGGTCAAGCGTGGCGCGAAGGAGCGCCCGTCGACGCAGACCTTCGCCACCCGGCTCACCGTGATCACGCGCTCGCTGCCGGTCGAACCCCCGGCCACGGCCGCCGCGGGCGGCAGCGGGCGCACCAAGACCGTCGCGGTCGCGGCGGTGCTCGCCCTCGGCGTGGCCGCGCTCGGCTGGACCCTCGGTACCCGCAGCGGCGCCGAGGAGGCCGCGCGGACCCCCATCGCCGTCGACGATCCATCGACGCCCGCCGCCGGCGTCGGTGCGGCGCGCCCGGCCGCGCGGCCGGTGCCGGAGCGCGCGCCGAGCCTCGACGCGACCATGCCCGAGGGCAGCGGGCCGGCCGAGTCGATCGCCGCGTCCGAGGCCAGCACCCCCGGGTCGAGTTCGGCCGAGGCGAGCCCGCCGGCCGAGGACCCGCCGGCGCGGCCGACCACCGTCGCGCTCGCGGTGACGCCGGCCGACGCGATCGTCACCGTCGACGGGCGGGCCGCCGCCGACCACGGGGCCATCGAGATTCCCGCCGGCGGTGCCGAGGTCGTGGTCAAGCGCGCCGGCCACCTGCCGCGCACCTTCACCGTCGACCCGACGCATCCGTTGCCCGCGGCGGTGGTGTTGAAGCCGCGAGGTCCCGCCGGCGAGGGCACGCTGGCGGTGTTCGCGGGTAGCGTCGCGTGGGCCGAGGTCACCGTCGACGGCCGTCGCGTGGGCGCGACACCGATCAAGAAGCACGCGCTGCCCGAGGGCACGCACCGCGTGGTCGTGACCTGCACCGACGCGTGCCCGAGCCGCCAGGTGCTGCTGCAGCGCAGCGTCACGATCCGCGCCGGCGAGCTCACCCGCGTGGACGCCGAGTAGTCGAGCGTCAACGGCCGAGGAAGGAGTCGGTGTCGATGCCGTAGGCGGACTGCTTCGGCAGCGTGCCGACCACGGCGCCGGTGACCACCGCACCGACCACGACGGTGCCGAGCACCGTCCACACCCACGCGCGCCGGTACCACGGCTTGGTGGTCGGCGACGGCGGTGTGTCGCTGCCCGGACGCACGAGCTTCGGCCACGCGTCGTCGCTGGCGATGCGCTGCGCGGGATCGGGCTGCACCGCCGCGCGCAGGGCCGTGCGCGTGCCGTCTTCGATCGCGTCGAAGCGGCCGTACCACGGCATCGCGAACGCGTCGCCGCAGCGAAACGCTTGCACCCCGACCCGATTGCCGCGCAGGCGCACCAGCAGGATCTCGCGCAGCGCGAGCGCATCGCACGTGCGCTGCGCCGCCGCGGCGTCCTCGGGCAGGCCCACGGCGAGGATCTCCTCGGGCGGCGGCGGATCCCAGTCGGACTCGATGAACGCCGCGACCGGCCGCGCGCCGGGACGTCGCACCACCACCAGGTGTGATCCGGGCGGCACCGGACGCAGCCCCGCGCGACCGTCGAGCTCGACCAGCGCGTCGTCGCCCAGGGTGATGCGCGGCGTGGCCCAGCGCGCGCGCTCGCCGTCGAGCTCCGCAGCGATGCGCTGGTGCAGCGCGACCAGATCCGGCGGCATGCGTCGGGTGCTCGTGCGGGCCTCGGGGTCGTAGTGCAGCGCAGACCGCAGCTCCTGCTCGGCCGCCGCGATCGCGCCCTCGGTCCACTGCACCTGCGCGCGCAGCAGGTGCACCCGCACCAGCACCTGCGCGGCCCCGGGCGCGATGGGATCGGCCAGGAAGTCGGCGAGGATGGTGTCGCTGGCGGTGAGGGCCTCGGCCGACTGCCCGCTGCGGTAGAGCGCCTCGGCGGCCTCGAGCGCGGCCAGCCGCGCAACCTGGCGGTCGGCAACCTCGCGATCGATCTCGCCGGCGACGATCGCCCGCGCCCGTCGATCGGCGCCGTCGATCACCAGCGTGCCGCGCTTGCTGCCGCGCTGGGCCGCCTGCAGCACGCGTTGCTTCGCCGCGCGATCGACCGTAGCCTCGTCGTGCCACACGACGCCCACGAGATCCGTGGCCGGCGGCGGCGCGGCCACCGGGGGCAGGAGCAACGGCCACACCTTCGTCGCATTGTCATGGAGCGCCCCAAGCTACGCAACGTCGAACGCATCCCGCTGTCGCGCGCCGGTGAGGCGCTGCTGGTGCTGCGCGACCCCATGGGCCTGGCCGAGCCGTTCGCGATCGATGCCGAGTTTGCGCCGGTGCTCGACGCCCTCGACGGGCGGCGCACGCTCACGCAGGTGCGGCAGTCGCTGGCCATGACCGGCGGCCTGGTGCTCGACGCCGCCGACTTCGAGGCCTTCGTGGCACAGCTCGGCGAGGCCGGCCTGCTCGATGACGATCGCTTCCGCGAGCGGTGGGCCGCGGCCCACGAGGCCTTCCTCGCGGCGCCCTCGCGCGCGCCGATCCTCGCCGACGTGCTGTACGCGGCCGACCCGATCGCGCTGCGGCAGGAGCTGGCGGTGCTCGGCGCGGCCGAGTCGCTGGCGCAGGGCGGCCCCGCGCGCGCGATCGTCCTGCCCCACGCGCCCATCGATCTCGCAGCGCCCGAGCTGCGTGCCGCCCTTGGCGCGTTGCCGCCGGCGGCGAGCCTCGACGCGGTGATCCTGCTCGGCGCCGATCACCACCCGGGCCTGCTGCCCTACGCGCTGTGCGATCGCCCCTACGCGACCCCGCTGGGGACCACGGCGATCGCCGGCGATGTCGTCGACGCGCTGCGACGGCGACTGCCTTGGATCGATCGCGAGGCGATCCGTCACCGCGCCTCGCACAGCCTCGAGTGGGCGGTGCTGGCACTGCAGCACGCCTGGGGCGGCGCGATGCCGAAGGTGGTGCCGCTGCTCGCCGGCGCCACCGTGGTCGGCAAGGACGACCGTCTGCACGACGCCGTGGGCGAGCTGGTCGCGACGCTCGAGGCCTTGATGGAGGACGCGGCGGTGCTGATCGTCGGGGCCGCCGAGCTCACCCACGCCGGCCCCGCGTACGGCCGCCCCGCCCTGGACGACGCCGCGCGGGCCGAGCTCGCCGGCCGCGACGTCGAGGTGCTGGCCGCGCTGTGCCGCGGGCGCACGCGCGAGCTGTTGGCGCGCGCCGACGACCGCCTCGGTCAGGGGCGCCCCAGCGGTCTGCCGGTGCTGGCGACCCTGTGCGAGCTGTGCACCGAGGTCCGCGGCGAGGTCCTGGCCCAGCGACTGGCGCCCCTGCCGGCGCCGGCCTCGGGCGTCGTCGGGCTCGCCGCGGTGCGCTTCGCGGACGGCGTCCGTGCGCATGGGCACTGAAATGCCGCGCTGCGCCGGCGCGTCGCCGTCGTCACTGCAGGTGCTAACTTGGCCGCCGCGATGATCATTGGCTCGCTGTCCTTGCTCCGGGTGCTCACCGCGTTGGCGGGCCTCGAGCCCACCGCGTGGGCGACCGAGGGCGAGGTCGTCGTCACCCCGAGCGAGGTCGCGTTCGTCGAGGCGCGCCACGGCGAGACCGTCGTGCGTGGGCGACCGTGGGTGCCGCACAAGCGCATCGCGACCGTCGCCGGCGGCACCCGCTTCGCGGTCCGCGGTGAGGTCGCCAGTCGCGATGACGTCGGCTGTCACGGCAAGCTCTGGTACGCGGTCCGGCCGTTCGGCTTCGTGTGCTCCGAGCACGTCAAGCGCACCGAGCTCCCGCCCGAGCCCGGCGCCGCGATGCCGCCGCTGGCCGGCCGCCGCCTGCCCCACAGCTACGCGATCGTTCGGCACGACGGCGTGCCGGAGTACGCCAACGTCGAGGCCGTGCGCACCGGCGTGCTGCGACGCGAGCTGGTCAAGAGCATGAGCATCGTCGTGCGCAAGAGCATCGACGTCGACGGTGCCGAGTACATCGAGAGCCAGTACGGCTCACTCATCCCCCGCGAGGGCGTGGGTTGGATGGGCCAGGGCTCGGCGTGGTCGGGCGTGGTGCTCGAGGGCGTCGCCGCCGGGCCGGCGTTCGCATGGACCAACGGCGAGCACACGCAGGTGCGCGACGCCCCGCGCAGCGACGCCGCCAAGCTCCGCACACTGCCGCTGCGCGAGCGCGTGGCCTTGCTCGAGCCCAGCGGCGAGCATCGACCGGCGTGGTGGCGGATCGGCGAGGGCGAGTGGATCGACGCCGACGACCTCAACGAGGTCCACGTGATCGCACCGCCCGACGGCGTGGTGGTGCCCGAGCGCATGCGCACGACCGCCAACGACCAGTGGATCGACGTCGACATCGGCGAGCAGGTGCTGGTCGCGTACCGCGGCGAGACCCCCGTGTTCACCACCCTGGTCGCGACCGGCAAGAGCTCACCCACGCCGCTCGGCAACTATCCCATCTGGGCCAAGGTCGCGAGCATGGACATGGCCAACCAGGACTGGGAGGACAAGCCCTTCATGGTTCAGGGCGTGCCCTGGGTGCTGCTGTTCCAGGGCCACAACGCGATCCACGGCGCGTACTGGCACGACCGTTTCGGCAACCGTCGCAGTCACGACTGCGTCAACATGGCCCCGCTCGACACGCAATGGTTGTTCGACTAGGTCGGCCCCACGCTGCCACGCGGCTGGACCGGCTACCTGCCGAGCGACCTCAGCCACTCGGCGATCGTGCACGTGCGCGACAGCAGCCGACCCGAGGGGCTGGAGTTCACGCAGCAGCGCCCGATCGGGCCCCCGGATCCCGCGGAGGAGAAGCGCAAGACCGAGGCCGCCGAGCGCCGCCGCGCCGAGCAGGCGGCGCTCGAGGGCGACCTCGACGCCCCGCTGTGGCCGGCACCGGAGTGATCCCACGCCGCCGGCGGGATCGATTTCGTCCCGCGGCCGCAGCCACCGCGGGCAACTTTGCTAGTCTCCGCGGCCATGATCGCCCTTCGCCGCGTCGCCCGAGTCGTGTTCGCCCTGGGCCTGGCCGCCACCGTGCCGCCGCTGTCGGGCTGTGGGCCCAAGGGCCTGCAGAAGATCGCCGTGCCCACCGCCGGCGTGCACATGCGCTACGACCTCACGCCGGGGGCCAGCTACGCCGGTCACCTGCGCATCGGCAACACGCAGTCGTTCGACGGGCAGTCGATCAGCCAGGCGCTCGAGTGCGACGTGAAGATGGTCGTCGTCGGTGACGATCCGAAGGGTGCGCTCGTGCGTGCGACCTTCTCGAACGTCGATCTCAAGTGGGGCCTGCCGCCGTCGGCCCCGATGTCGCCGGCCGCCTTCGTCGCCGACGCGACCGCCAAGCTGCAGGGCATGAACGTGACCTTCAACGTCAAGCCCACGGGCGAGATCACCTTCATGCCGCCACCGCCCCAGGACGTGTCGGAGGAGCTGGGCCAGTTCATCGATCAGGTGCTGCGCGCCCTCGAAGAGGGCTTCTTGGTGGTGCCCGATCGCGCCGTGAAGGACGGCGAGAGCTGGGCCGAGGACGAGCACCGCGGCCGCAAGGGCAAGCTCGGTCGCTACGTCGAGGGCAAGGTCGAGACCAAGGTCGCCGGCATGTTCCGCGACGAGGCCCGCAAGCAAGACGTCGTGCGCCTCGAGATCGTCGAGAAGCGCAAAGAGGTCTTCACCACCAAGGACGGCAGCCGCACCACCGAGAGCGACACCAAGGCCACCGCGATGTTCTCGACCGCGGGCTTCCTCGCCGACGTGCGGGGCGAGTCCCGCGACTTCGATCCGGTCAACGGCATGAGCTTTCGGAAGGTCGACGTGAAGTGGGACAAGACCGCCGAGGGCACGGCGGCCGGCGTCGCCGACGGCGGCGACGTGCAGAGCATCGACGACCCCTGCGACCCCGACTACGTCGGCGAGAAGGAGTGCGCCGAGGGGGGCGACGTGCAGGCCATCACCGATCCCTGCGACCCCGACTACGTCGGCGAGAAGGAGTGCGCGACGCCGGCCCCCGAGACCGCGCCCGCACCGGAGACCGCGCCCGCGCCCACGCCCGCGCCGAAGTGACGCTCACGGCCCGGTGTGGCGCCGGGGCACCCGCTTCGAGAGGCCGCAGGTGATCTCGTACGGCACCGTGCCCGCCCAGCTCGCGAGCTCGTACAGATCGATCGCGCCCAGGCCCTGCCGGCCGAGCAACGTGACCTCCTCGCCGACCCGCACGTCGGGAAGATCGGTGACGTCGAGCATGCACACGTCCATCGTGATGTTGCCGACCACGTCGCAGCGATGGCCGCGGACCAGCATCTGCGCGCGGCCCGACATCGCCCGCGGGTAGCCATCGCCGTAGCCGACCGGCACGATCGCGAGTCGAGCGTCGCGCTGCAGCTGCGCGCGCCCGCCGTAGGACACGCGCACGCCCGCGGGCAGCTCGCGGATGCCGAGCACGCGGGAGTGCACCGACAGCGCCAGGCGCAGGCCCGCCAGCTGCACGTCGGCGCTGGAGGCCGCGCCGTACAGCGCGATGCCGGGGCGCACCATGTCGAAGTGGGCGCCGGCGAAGCGCACCAGCCCCGCAGAGTTGCACGCGTGGCGCAGCTGCGGCTGCAGCCCGCGCGCGGCGATGGTGCCGAGGCAATCCTGGAAGCACGCCAGCTGTCGCGCGCTCGACAGCTCGTCGTCGATCTCGTCGGCGCACGCCAGGTGCGTCATCACGCCCTCGAACGCGAGGGTGCGGCCGCCGTCGCGCGCGAGCCAGTCCAGCACCGGCGCGAGATCACGGGGCAGCAGGCCCAGCCGCGACATGCCGGTGTCGATCTTGAGGTGCACCGGCAGCGCGTGGGCACCCGTGCGGACGACCGCGGCCGAGAGCGGCTCGAGGTGATCGACGCTCCACACCACCGGTCGCAGGCGACGGTGCACCAAGACGTCGGCCGCGGTCGGCGGGACGCCGCCGAGCACGACCACCGGCGCGAGCACGCCGCCTTCGCGCAGCTCGACGCCCTCCTCGACCAGGCTGACCGCGAGGCCCCACGCGCCGGCATCGGCGAACGCGCGGGCGGCCTCCACCGCGCCGTGGCCATAGCCGTCGGCCTTGACCACCGCCAGCACGCGGGTCGCCGCGCCGACGTGGCGTGCGACCACCTGCAGGTTGCCCGCGAGCTGGGCGGTGTCGACCTTCGCGAAGGTCGGTCGCACGGTCACCGCGGCGGCACCGCTGCGCACGCCGAGGGCGGGTTCCGAGGGCACGGATGGGCTTATATCACGCGGTCGCGGGGTCATCGGCGGCGGGGGCCGTCGGCAGCGACGGCGTCGGTCGCCGCGACGCCTCGGCGCGCACCGGACATTCCCGCGCGCTCGGCGGGCGCCGGCGACGCTACGCGGCCGCGGTGCCGAGCAGGCGGGGGTCGAGGATCATGCGGCGGCCGCTCGAGCTGAGCAGGCCGTCGCGGGCCATCGCCGACAGCGTGCGCGACACCGTCTCGCGGCACGAGCCGACCATGCGGGCCAGCTCCGACTGCGTCGGCACCGGCGCCAACACCAGCGGCGTGCTGGCGGTCGCGCCGACGCGGCCCTGTCGACGGGCCAGGCGCACGAGCGTGCGACGCAGGCGCTCCTCGACATCGTGCAGCGCCAACGACGACGCCACGCTCTCGATGTCCCGCAGCTTGTCGGCCACCAGCTGGACCAGGCGCAGCAGCGTCTCCGGCTCGCGGCGCAGGTGGGCGGCGAGCACGTCCGCGGGGATGCGCAGCACCTCGACCGGCACCGCAGCGACCGCCGCGGTGGTCGCGAGCCCGCGATCGAAGGCACAGGTCTCACCCACCACGTCGCCGGGACCGACCGTCATCAGGATCAGATCGCGGTTGCCCTCGCCCGCCCGCACCAGGTTCACGCGGCCGCGCAGCACCACGTAGAGGCCATCGGGGGCGGCGCCCTCCTCGATGATGGGCGCGCCGGCGGGCTTGCGGATCCGCACCGCCGACTGTGCCAGTAGCTCGATCTCGGGCGCGCGGGCGGCGGTGAACGGTTCGACGCAGCTGAGGACATCGGCCACGGGCATCCGCTCGAGGGGGATGGTGTGCAGGCGGGAATCGGCGGGCGTCGGCATGGCAAGGGGTTAGAGCACGCGGCGTGCCATGGACCACACTCCGGCGACAAACTGCGAGCCCTTGGAAATGACTGCACAAATGCGCCTCGCTCCAGACCAAGCGGGGCGGGATCGGCTGTGGCGAAACCCCAACAGTGGCAGACGCAACAGACGACCGCGTGGCGTTTCACCGCACGGCTTTGGCGCAGCCCGCGGCAGCGCAGGGCCGCCAGCGGCATGCTATGCAGCCGGCGACGTGCACGCGGTCTCCGTCAACGGCGAGGCTCGAACGCTCGCGCCCGGCACCACCGTACTCGCGCTGCTGCAGCAGCTCGCGCTCGATCCACGGCATGTGGCGGTCGAGCGCAACCTCGAGATCGTCCCGCGCGCGCAGTGGTCGACGACCACGCTCGACGACGGCGATCGCCTCGAGGTCGTGACCTTCGTCGGAGGAGGATGAACATGGTCGAGCCCACCCACGCCGCCCCTGTCAACGATGTCGTGTCGCAGGACGACACATGGGTCCTCGCCGGACGCACGCTGCGCTCGCGACTGGTGGTCGGCACCGGCAAGTACAAGGACGCCGCGCAGACCCGTGCGGCGCTCGCGGCCAGTGGCGCCGAGATCGTCACCGTCGCGCTGCGGCGCGTCGATCTCTCGGCGAAGGACAACCTGCTGTCGTGGATCGATCGCGATCGCTACACGCTGCTGCCCAACACCGCCGGCTGCTACAGCGCCGAGGAGGCCGTGCGCACGCTCCGGCTCGCGCGCGAGCTGGGCATCGCGGATCTCGTCAAGCTCGAGGTCATCGGTGATCCGCGCACGCTGCTGCCCGACAACGAACAGACCCTGCGCGCCGCCAAGCTGCTGGTCGACGAAGGCTTCACGGTGCTGCCGTACGTCACCGACGATCCGATCGCGTGCCGCAAGCTGGCCGAGCTGGGCTGCGCCGCCGTGATGCCGCTGGCGGCACCGATCGGCAGCGGCATGGGCATCCGCAACCCCCACAACCTGCGCATGATCCTCGAAGCGGTGAACGTGCCGGTCATCGTCGACGCAGGGGTCGGCACCGCCAGCGACGCCACCGTCGCGATGGAGCTGGGGTGTGCCGGCGTGCTGCTCAACACCGCGATCGCCGAGGCCCGCGATCCGATCGCGATGGCGACCGCGATGCGGCTGGGCGTCGAGGCCGGGCGGCTGGCGTACCGCGCCGGACGCATGCCGATCCGCGGCCACGCCAACGCCAGCAGCCCCACCGCCGGCGCGATCGAGTAGCCGGTCGTGCTCGCACAGGTGCGGCTGCTGGCGATCACGCCGCCCGAAGGTGCCGCCGATCCGGCGCGCATCGATGCGTGGTTCGCCCACGGCGCGCGCGATCGCATCGCGATCTGGTTGCGCGTGCCCGGTGCCGCGCCGGCCCAGGTGATGAACGCCCACGCGGCGCTCGTGCACGCGGCGCGAGGCCGCGGCGTGCCGCTGCTGCTCGGCTGCGCCAGCGTCGACCTCGAGCGAGCGGCCTCGCTGGTCGCGGCCTATGCGATGGCCGGCGTGGTGCTGCGCGGCGACCCCGATCGCGACGCGCTCGCCGAGGCACGCGCGCGGCTGGGCCCGTCGGCGTGGGTGCTGCGCTCGTGCCACGACGCCGACGCGGCCGGGCACCCGCACTGCGACGCGACCGTACTCGGGCCGGTGTTCGCCCCGCGCACGCCGAAGCCGGGCGCCGCGACGCCGCTCGGCCCCGGCGCGCTCGCCCGCATGGCGCGAGCGCCGGGCGCCCGCGTGTTCGCGCTCGGCGGCATCGACGGCGGCAACGCCCTGGCCTGCATCACCGCGGGTGCCCACGGCCTGGCCGGCATCGCGGCCTTCTTCGGCGCGCCCGCGCAGGTCGCCGCCGACGTCGGCGCGATGGTCCGCGCGCTCGGCTAGTACCTCGACACAGCGATAGTGATGGGTCAGAACGCCGTCATGGCCGCGACTCCGCAAGGCGCCGTGCCGCCGGAATACCGGGCGTATTTCAAGGTGCGGCAACGCAGCGAGGCGCGGTCAGGGCGGTGTTATGGCCCGTCACTATCGCTGTGTCGAGGTACTAGTACCTCGAGCCAGCGGATCCGCCGCTTGTTTGGTCGTCGCGGCAAAGCTGCACCAAGATGTCGGCCACGTCGGCGCCCGAGCGCCCCTTTGCCATGGCCCGCGCCCCCGTCCCCGACTCGCCGCCCCCGCGCACCGGCGCGCGCACGTGGTCCTCGCGACTGGCGTGGGGCGTGCTCGTGGCCGGCGGCGGTCTGATCGCGCTGCGGGTCGCGTTCGCGACCGCGGTACCGGTGCACGGCGACGGCATGGCCCCGACCCTGCTCGACGGCGACCACGTGCTGCTGCTGCGCGGGACGTGGAGCGTCGATCGGGGCGACGTCGTGATCTACGCGGCGTCGCTGCCCACCGAGGTCGCGCCGGCCGCGACGCCGCGCGAGCGCGACGCACCGCGATCGCACCGCGAGGACGGCAGCGAGTTCCCCGATGCCCGCCGCGCACCCCAGGGTGAGCTGCGCAACACCGCGGTGGTCGACCCCGAGGAGCTCGGCGAGGCGCTCGACGAGAACTGGCGCGTGGTGCAGGCGCGCGCCGACGCCGGGCTCGCCACGCGCACGGCCTACCGCGTCGGCCGCGTGCTCGCGCGGCCCGGCGATCGCGTCGCGCTGGTGCGCGAGCGCGGCGGACTCGGCCTCGCGATCGAAGGCCAGCGCGTCGAACAGAAGGAGGGCGCGCCGCTCGAGCTGCGCCTCGAGTACGACGACGCCGCGCGAGCGCGCCGCGTGCTGTGGGAGCAGACCGGTCCCCGTCGCTACCAGGTGCTCGACACCGGTGCGGTCGCACCGCAGTGGCAGCAGCTGGTCGCCGCCGCGGCCGAGCTCGCCAGCCACGACGACGCCACGCCGCCGACCCACGACGACGACGAGGTGGTCGCGCCCGGCTATCTCGTGCTCGCCGACAACCGTGACGAGGGCCGCTGCTGCGACTCGCGCGTGCTGGGCTGGATCAGCCCCGAGGCGATCCGCGGCGAGGTCCTCGCGCGGCTGGGCGGCAACACCACCGCCGTGCCCGACCAGGCACCCGGCTCGCGCGGCTTCCAGTGGAAGCCCTGACGATGGGCCCGCTGCTTGCCCGTTGACGCGCCCGGGCCGGATCGCTAGAGTCCCGGCCCCAACAGGCCGCTTTAGCTCAGTCGGTAGAGCAACTGATTCGTAATCAGTAGGTCGGCGGTTCGAGTCCGCCAAGCGGCTCCGGTGCGGAGCTCCCCCTCCCGGCGCTTCACGCAGGCCCGAACACAGCCAGCGTGGTGATGCGCTCGAGCAACGAGGTGCGCGCGCTGCCGCGACCGGTCTCGAGATCGGTGACCGCCACGCGATCGAGGCGGTAGAGCGTGTCGCCCCCACCGCCGTCGCACGGCACCAGGAACTCGGCGATCGAGGAGATCGCGAAGCGATGGCCATCGCGGGCGCCGACGTCGAGCATGACGTGCCCCGGTAGGTACTCGAGCACGAGCCCCGTCGCGGACGCGTCGGCGATCGCGGCCAGCTTGGCGGCGTCGTCGAGGCCGGCGACGTCGACGGTGCGCACGCCGGCCAAGGCCTGCTGGCTCGAGTGGCGCGGCAGCGTCAGCCCGAACGGCAGCAGGGTATCGCGCAACCACTGCGAACAATCGCGACCGCCGTCGCGACCGCCCCACCCGTAGGGCGCACCGATCTGCGCGAACGCGGCCGAGAACACCGCGGCGCGCGTGAGCGCGGCGTAGCCTTCGACCACCGCGGCGTCGTTCTCGACGTGATCGTCGATCGGGCCCTTCGCCGCAGCGACGCGCACCCGGAACGCGCCATCGTCGTCGCGGCCGAGCAGCGGCAGACCCACGCCCATGCGCACCGGCACCCCCGCGCGGGTGCGAACGTCATCGCGCAAGGCGTGTAGCCGCGGCGCGTCGCGCCAGGCCATGCGATCGGCCTCGCTCAGCCGCGCCGACAACGTGTCGCCGCGGACCCAGCCCATCGTGTGGCCGGCGTCGACGAGCAACCACGCGCCCGCGTCGCTGCGCCCCAGCACGCGCAACAGCTCACCGGGGTGCAGCGTGCTGCAGAGGTTGCGATCGAAGGCGGGGTCATGGGGCGCCCGCAGCACCGCGCCCTCGATCGGGGCGCAGTAGAGCTGGCTCTGCGCCACCACGAGACGCGCGTGGTCGACCGGCTGCAGCGCGT encodes:
- a CDS encoding thiamine phosphate synthase; translated protein: MLAQVRLLAITPPEGAADPARIDAWFAHGARDRIAIWLRVPGAAPAQVMNAHAALVHAARGRGVPLLLGCASVDLERAASLVAAYAMAGVVLRGDPDRDALAEARARLGPSAWVLRSCHDADAAGHPHCDATVLGPVFAPRTPKPGAATPLGPGALARMARAPGARVFALGGIDGGNALACITAGAHGLAGIAAFFGAPAQVAADVGAMVRALG
- a CDS encoding S24/S26 family peptidase is translated as MSATSAPERPFAMARAPVPDSPPPRTGARTWSSRLAWGVLVAGGGLIALRVAFATAVPVHGDGMAPTLLDGDHVLLLRGTWSVDRGDVVIYAASLPTEVAPAATPRERDAPRSHREDGSEFPDARRAPQGELRNTAVVDPEELGEALDENWRVVQARADAGLATRTAYRVGRVLARPGDRVALVRERGGLGLAIEGQRVEQKEGAPLELRLEYDDAARARRVLWEQTGPRRYQVLDTGAVAPQWQQLVAAAAELASHDDATPPTHDDDEVVAPGYLVLADNRDEGRCCDSRVLGWISPEAIRGEVLARLGGNTTAVPDQAPGSRGFQWKP
- a CDS encoding SH3 domain-containing protein → MARPAWRVLVMFAVAACGPGEPASTQHAAAPVAGARCEPGPLPAAFAPGVTAALEHADAFVVPGDDAVLVDADALARLRLAAAVGERAGSDGLDPWRAGWGPEGAALDARARVASYAGELARGEVVEQQRDAIAAARRRVDALQPVDHARLVVAQSQLYCAPIEGAVLRAPHDPAFDRNLCSTLHPGELLRVLGRSDAGAWLLVDAGHTMGWVRGDTLSARLSEADRMAWRDAPRLHALRDDVRTRAGVPVRMGVGLPLLGRDDDGAFRVRVAAAKGPIDDHVENDAAVVEGYAALTRAAVFSAAFAQIGAPYGWGGRDGGRDCSQWLRDTLLPFGLTLPRHSSQQALAGVRTVDVAGLDDAAKLAAIADASATGLVLEYLPGHVMLDVGARDGHRFAISSIAEFLVPCDGGGGDTLYRLDRVAVTDLETGRGSARTSLLERITTLAVFGPA